CGacgccgcccccggccgcctccacgccatgggcgccgctccgcgccgccgtttggtcgccggagaagaagggtTCAACATTTTAAATTTATCATTTGAACATTTGAGATCTAGAATTTCAACATTTCGAACATCAAATGTTGAacgtatttaaaaaaaatgttgaacGTATTTAAAAGAAATGTTGAACAGTTTACATGAGCTAATTGGGCCAAATGAGCTTTAAAGATGAATATCTTATCCACCTTCCACAAGATGCATAGGAGCCCCCGAGAGAGCGGGGCAGAGTTccactagagagagagaggggcagaGGGCATCCTCCGGCAAAGCTTGGCGGCGGGAACCGCCGGAgacgaggagggcggcggcgggggggggggggggggggggggtggactTGCTACGGCGGGGGCAGAGGGCGGCCACGGATCTGGCACCGCCGGAGGCGAGGATGGTTGGGCGGCGCGGGGGCGAGGAGGAAGGGGACTTCATGGGCCGTTTCTCCGTGGGCCGCGGTCTTCAGGTGATGTTTCCATTTAGGTGACGCCTAGCTGCGCCCGCAGCGGCAGGCGGCTCGTGTCAGTCTGCAATCGGCTCACTACAATTCCTGGTAACATTCTCTACTCTTTTGATACCGACTAGCAAATATGTCCGTCCGTTTGCCACGGTTTAAGATCCCATACGTTGCAATTATTGTTGTTCGATATAGATTTCGTTGTGTTTTCACTTCTCATTGTATTCGAGTCCGTTTAGGTTACAATATAATATCGTTGTTCGGTTCTTATTATATACGCATCGGCATCGCCTCCACCTGTTAGTGATACATGCCGGACGAAACTAAATTTTTTGGTGGAAACCTTATGTGCTTtagaaatatatataatataatagGTAAAGAATGAGTACTCATTCCATTTTTTACATGGCCTAATAGGATTTTTAAAAAGCCAGCTATTAAACTCGGATTAGCATTAGTAAAAttgtgtgcttgtgtggcatACAAAAATTGTATTAATAGATTTGTATTTCACATATCCTTTGATACAATGTTGATTTTGTAGCAATTAATGATGTAAGAGAAATTGATGGTCAAAACATATTCAAGACTTTTTCGAAACCTAGCACGCCCTATAAGAAAATAGAGGGAATATAATAATCTACAATGCTGAGGGGCTTGAAGTATGAAGCTAAGACAAAATTGTAGCATGAACTTGATTTTACATGCGAGTACTTATTCCCCTTCCCTGCTGCAGACACAGTTTTGATAATCATTTTAAATCCACTTCTGTTTTGAAGGGGAAAAGACAACCATAGAGAAAGGTTCACAATGGGAACAAATTTGAGTAGTGGATCCATACCCTGTGTATAACTAGATGCCACAGAACAGTCCTTTTGCGGAAAACTGAATTGGCATTCAGGCTGTGCTGGTTCATTCTCACAATAAATGAACAAAGATAATATACCGTGGAGATGATCAATATTAGCAATAAACTGTGAAGATGAGCAATACTAGCAATATTTTGAAAATTCAGTGTTAACATTGCAGGAATAAACAAAAACTTGCACACCAATATTGATGGTCTGGAGGAAATATAACATGCAAGAACAAATACAAATCAGTGTATGTTAATAATACCATGACTTGTGTCTTGTGATAACTAATGATTGATCCACTAATAATTTCTCATACACGTATCTCTTGGACATGGTGCAACTTCATCCTCCAGTTGTCTCTTTCCCATTCTACCTTGAATTCAGGGGGCTGCATCGAGACATTAAGCTTCTTGAGGGATGAAACAAGTTCCAAACCTTTAGGAACTTCCTTGAGAGATGTTAGAGACAACAGAATCAGCACTTCAAGCCTGACAAGGGCACCTTCCTCAATAAACAGTCTTTTTAGTTGATGTAGTTTCTCCAAATAAAGGGTTTTCAGCTGAGGAAACCATCCCGCGCATAGCATTATGTCATCAGACCAGCATCCCCTGCGGATGCTCAAGAATATAAGGTTAGGCATGCTCGATGAGATTGAGGGCAGTGGATCGGCATTATTTTTACAAAAAGTTAATGTCAGATACTTGATATTGATACCATACTCACGGAACACTGGTCTCCTGAAGGTCTCATTGTCCCAGCATCCTCTGATAGTGAGCTTCTCTAGCTGTGTCTGTATAGGATTGAATGCATCGAAATTCAGAGGTTCATCTTGATCGCTGGCACTGATGAGCAAGCTATCGAGGTGGTGCATGTTTGAGATGGATGCAAACAGTATCGTGCAATCAGCACGACGTACATTCTCAACACACAGAAGCCTCAGCTCAGGCAGGCGTTTCAACAGCTCCACTGATTTCTTGGTTGCTTCAACAGTAATGAGAGTTTGCAGCTGTACTAAATCAAAAATTCCATCCGGAAACTTCACACCTTGGAAGTAGCGTAAATGCTGCTGTTTTGGGTCAGCCAATTTCTCAGCAAATATGTGCCTTAACTTCTTGAGCCTGGCTACCTCTTTTGGGAGAGTTTCAATGCCAGTTGACTTCAGGTCCAGAGTTTCCAAATTGGAAAGCCTTTTAATTGATCTTGGAAGGGACTTAACACGTGTTCTCCTTAGGCAAAGGTAGCGCAAGTTGAACAATTCCCCAATATTATCCGGGATCTTGTCAAGGGGCGAGTCTCGCAGCTCCAGAACAGCAAGGTATTTATAGTTGGAAATCAGTAAGCATAACAGCTGGTAATTTGCAACTTTGCTGGTCGCGATGAATGTTCGAAGATGTGGAAGATCCATTCTTGATCTTGTCAGCTGATTCACCTGATTAGAGGTTGACACTAATAATCGACGAACATCGTCCTTGTTCTCAAGTGCCAGGTTTGATATGTCTGCCAGACCAAATCTTTCCTTCCTAGAAAAGGAAAGAGCTAATTCTCGCACAATGTCATGCATCCTGCAGGCTACCACTCTGCCAATCTCATCGTTCTCCACAAGTTGCAGCATGCTTCGGTGGATCAGCTCAGTGAAGTAGCCATCTGCAACCTCCTCCAATGTACTTTGCCCTCTGTGTGAAACAAAACCCTCTACTATCCATAGCTTGACAAGCTGTTCACGTCTGAAAAGATAATCTTGTGGGAACATGCTGCAATACAAAAAGCAGTTCTTGAGGTGTCTTGGAAGGTACGCGAAGCTAATGCTCAGTGCACCCCTTACTTTGCCAAGGCTAGGGTTGTCCTCCAACTCACACTTAAACTGATTATCCATTCTTCTCCATGTTATCTCGTCTGGTTCCTGTACAGCTAATACATTTCCTATTGCACTAATTGCTAGTGGCAACCCTCCACATTTGCTCACAATCTGCCCAGACAGTTCCTTGAGATGAGAGGGGCACTTCATGTTGCTATTCTGGAAAGTCCTTCTACAAAAGAGTTCAAATGCATCATCAGCACCGAGTGGGTTAAGCTTCATCCTGTACGTTTCTTGAGCCAATGAAGCAACATCATTATTCCTGGTTGTGATAATTATCCGACTTCCTTTGTGGTCATCCACCAGCGAGTCAGATAACTCGTTAAAAGCTCTTGTATCCCAAACATCATCAAGTACAATCAAGTACCTCTTATTTGACAACACTACTCTTAATGCATCAGTGAGCTTATCACAGTGCATAGTACCAAGGTCGGCAGGAATTTTGCCTTGGTACTCGTTCAGCTCCTGAATCAACTGCCTCAATGTAACACGAATGTTGAAATTATGAGATACTGCAATCCATGCATAAGAATCAAAACTTTTCAGTCCCATCTCCCAGTCATATACCTTCCTGACTAGGGTTGTTTTACCTAATCCACCAAAACCCCACACTGATACTACTACCCGATTCAATTCCTTGGGATCTAGCCATTTGTCTAGCAGTTCCATATCTTTCTTCATCCCTACAATGTCATCTACTTTAATGGCATGAAGGTTCTCATTATATTTGGGGGATTGAATTTGAGTATTGTAACTTGTGTTGTCAAGTAATTCATTGAACATTTCTCTGTAGTCTCTTTTTAGCTGTGAAAGGTGTTTCATCTCTTCCTCAATGTCTTTCATTCTTAAAGCAATGCTGTGAAAAGCATTTGCATAGTAGGTTTTGTGTATCACCCTCTTGAAATACCCTTCTTCCTGTAAGAGAGTAATGTTATAGCAGTACTCATCGATTATGTCCTCGACACAATAAGCAACCTTCCGCACCCTCACTATCCAGCCTTCAAGAACTTTGTTGCTGTAGATTTTGGTCCCAACTTGGCTCAAGAAATGATGAATCATGTCCAATTCCCTCTCAATGCGATTTGCAATCCTTGGTAGATCTTGCGACAGGTTGGTTTCTTTCTTTATGAAAGCCTGCAGTGATGCTATTCCAAAAGACGTAACAAGCTTGCTAAGAGCTAGGAGTACTGCTGCCTCTGCCATATCTTGTCTTCTTCACTAATAATGTGATCGTTTGGATATGCTAGTTTAACCAAGGAGACTTCACCTCCATATATGTTCTTCACTGATGCTGTTGGGAAAAAAATTGAGCTTAATACTTTAGTGACCGAGGATAGTAGATTGCCTTTATTAACTATGTTCAGATTCACATAGCACGATAGATAGCTGTATGCATTACCATGATACAAGATTTTAATACATGAGTTCTGAATCCTGACCAACAAATTTAGGAACAAGGCTATTCTTTCAACCCTCGGAACGGGGCAGGTTTGTTTGAACATATAACTAGATTTGACTAGGGATTGTACCTCTAAGGTCCTTCTTTCTAACTATGTTTgctgcaaatttttattttgcaaaGCCAGCTATCAGTGATTGGATTACAGCTATCAAAACAAAGTACCTGCTGATCGCACTAAGTGCAGCCGGCAAGGATGCATGCTTTAGCTGCTTTTTTGATGAATAAAGATTATATATTCAACATTTATTTGCAAGAACAAAGGAAGATGCAGTGAAATCACGTTTTATGCGCATAGAGTGGATACTATGAATAAATAGACAAGCGAGAAACCAATTCAATCCCTATAGATACATCCTGAATGAGAAATTTTTCAGCTCACCTGATGTGATGGAAGATGACAAAGGGAAGAGCACCAACCACCAAGGTAAAGACGAGATGCCTTGTAAATATGCCGAGTTCACTACGGGAAACACGAAGCAATATGCAGAGGCATCAGGTCAACACATCCTTCCATCATTTATAGGACTAGAAGGTGCTACCTCCAGTTGCGTAAACTTGACGTTCCACTCAAGGAAAACACGCTGTTTTCCCCGTTTGAAACGTCATGTTTGCTTGACCGGAGCTAGTAGCTGTCATGGGTTTGGAGCGATTCAGCTGATACTTTTCATCGGTTGCCTAACCGGCTAACCGGGTAGAGAAACCCCCAAATCCTGGCCCATGTCCGAGAGGACCAAGCCttacggcgagcacagcgaggggttTTTTTACGGACTCCACcattttttcattaagagaaagCCTAACCGGCTAACCGGGTAGAGAAACCCCCCAAATCCTGGCCCATGCACAGCGAGGGGGTTTTTTACGGACTCCAccgttttttcattaagagaaagCCTAACCGGCTAACCGGGTAGAGAAACCCCCCAAACCCTGGCCCATGTCCGAGAGGACCAAGCCttacggcgagcacagcgagggggtTTTTTTCTCCcagcagcctgaaattcgcttctgatgagattcgaactcaggacctgctGGGAGCGCGACGCTACCGGGCCGGGCTAGCCATCTCAACCGCCCGACCTTTCGCACTTTTCATCGGTTGCttttaattaattatttatgtATCTGTGGTGTGTCCGGACTCCGGAGTTAATATCAGTGGATTACCCGTATATGGAATTATCCAGTTGCAATAGACTGCTGGAGGAATAATTAGGGGCATGTGTGTACTCCTGTGGGCTGGGCTGCTGCAGGAATAACGAAAAATTTTCAGTTGACACACCTCTGAAGAAACATTTGTTTGGTTGCACATTGTATATCCTATAATATGTGTTCATAATCATGCATATGTGATCTGTCGACCTTATCTGAGGT
This window of the Panicum virgatum strain AP13 chromosome 1K, P.virgatum_v5, whole genome shotgun sequence genome carries:
- the LOC120648420 gene encoding disease resistance protein RPM1-like codes for the protein MAEAAVLLALSKLVTSFGIASLQAFIKKETNLSQDLPRIANRIERELDMIHHFLSQVGTKIYSNKVLEGWIVRVRKVAYCVEDIIDEYCYNITLLQEEGYFKRVIHKTYYANAFHSIALRMKDIEEEMKHLSQLKRDYREMFNELLDNTSYNTQIQSPKYNENLHAIKVDDIVGMKKDMELLDKWLDPKELNRVVVSVWGFGGLGKTTLVRKVYDWEMGLKSFDSYAWIAVSHNFNIRVTLRQLIQELNEYQGKIPADLGTMHCDKLTDALRVVLSNKRYLIVLDDVWDTRAFNELSDSLVDDHKGSRIIITTRNNDVASLAQETYRMKLNPLGADDAFELFCRRTFQNSNMKCPSHLKELSGQIVSKCGGLPLAISAIGNVLAVQEPDEITWRRMDNQFKCELEDNPSLGKVRGALSISFAYLPRHLKNCFLYCSMFPQDYLFRREQLVKLWIVEGFVSHRGQSTLEEVADGYFTELIHRSMLQLVENDEIGRVVACRMHDIVRELALSFSRKERFGLADISNLALENKDDVRRLLVSTSNQVNQLTRSRMDLPHLRTFIATSKVANYQLLCLLISNYKYLAVLELRDSPLDKIPDNIGELFNLRYLCLRRTRVKSLPRSIKRLSNLETLDLKSTGIETLPKEVARLKKLRHIFAEKLADPKQQHLRYFQGVKFPDGIFDLVQLQTLITVEATKKSVELLKRLPELRLLCVENVRRADCTILFASISNMHHLDSLLISASDQDEPLNFDAFNPIQTQLEKLTIRGCWDNETFRRPVFREYGINIKYLTLTFCKNNADPLPSISSSMPNLIFLSIRRGCWSDDIMLCAGWFPQLKTLYLEKLHQLKRLFIEEGALVRLEVLILLSLTSLKEVPKGLELVSSLKKLNVSMQPPEFKVEWERDNWRMKLHHVQEIRV